From the Myripristis murdjan chromosome 14, fMyrMur1.1, whole genome shotgun sequence genome, one window contains:
- the LOC115371667 gene encoding neurosecretory protein VGF, with amino-acid sequence MTCRHTPSTAHLILLVLLIVTPQLAGTAPARGEGGEGGVEGRTRTDRKEDSLTPFLSLPPPGLPSPITQPDQVQGQGQDNLSDKPRDPARVLAILLEALDHTGESEIQESRNGYWAEGQSEEPLSMDSLEDGEIRRTGKTEGDRRVEKEKEGGGVEKAIEQLTVGHLAAAQGADLKNGEEDDENTRSEEDQGWLVEDTGVPGDSVSKEAGKQEEEGQEEGNNFTGFTEKPRPGSISQGDELSLQRKIRGYFQNIDLGLQDNEILPPLKGYKAYNTQLARAGKKLHWQEEQVRNRPIQGGNFMDDFENEGEELEEEVEEEEETLSHMEEEARARAEKQEVLRQQEEAERAREEEQRLADIASDMLLQYMGRKQQPYMKPRQKSSMGANGNTAEDKRSEEVITDDDDLDQQMIDRLIEISSKLHLPADDVVEIISDVEEKKKKRKELQQQPSNINPVAPRFRPLVPPPLAAPPIYHYTASKNPKKVPYTYKSNKKWHKDKVKSYKQDYWYKPQKQLDYWYKPQKQFLAFPSYPYYQKPYRAYYPVYFPYPKPRYYGKPPPPRDQPFGPQDLDLQAPRRRLRAGGKGRGQSWRQQPSPRLPLTPYISNYILPHPRTYQPLPPPKPITTARRGRRPPYYYPQVTPGDDYEEDGLVPQLDSEEELENFIERIYMKRRMY; translated from the coding sequence ATGACCTGTCGTCACACCCCTTCCACAGCCCACCTCATCCTATTGGTCCTGCTCATTGTCACTCCGCAGCTGGCTGGCACCGCCCCTGCGAGGggtgaaggaggggagggaggggtggaggggcgCACCCGGACAGATCGCAAAGAGGACAGCCTCACCCCCTTCCTCTCGCTCCCACCCCCTGGTCTCCCCAGCCCCATCACGCAGCCAGACCAGGTGCAGGGCCAGGGTCAAGATAACCTCTCAGATAAACCAAGGGACCCTGCCCGGGTGCTAGCCATTCTACTGGAGGCCCTGGACCACACGGGGGAGAGCGAAATTCAGGAGAGCAGAAACGGATACTGGGCAGAGGGTCAGAGTGAGGAGCCGCTCTCCATGGATAGCTTGGAGGATGGCGAGATAAGGAGAACAGGGAAGACAGAAGGAGATAGGAGGGttgaaaaagagaaggaaggggGAGGGGTTGAGAAGGCCATCGAACAGCTAACGGTAGGCCATTTGGCAGCTGCTCAGGGTGCTGACCTAAAGAACggggaggaagatgatgaaaaCACAAGGTCAGAGGAAGATCAAGGCTGGTTGGTGGAGGATACCGGGGTTCCTGGTGACAGTGTAAGTAAGGAGGcaggaaaacaagaggaagaggggcaggaggagggaaACAATTTTACAGGTTTCACAGAGAAGCCCAGACCCGGCTCCATCTCACAAGGAGATGAGCTCTCTCTGCAGCGCAAAATAAGAGGCTACTTCCAAAACATTGACTTGGGTCTCCAAGATAATGAGATCCTGCCTCCTCTGAAGGGCTACAAGGCATACAACACTCAGCTCGCACGTGCAGGAAAGAAACTGCACtggcaggaggagcaggtgcGCAACAGACCCATCCAGGGGGGCAACTTCATGGACGACTTTGAGAACGagggagaggagctggaggaggaggttgaggaagaagaggagaccCTCTCCcacatggaggaggaggcgagaGCCCGTGCAGAGAAGCAAGAGGTGCtcaggcagcaggaggaggcggagcgagccagagaggaggagcaaagGCTGGCAGACATCGCCTCTGACATGCTGCTGCAGTATATGGGGAGGAAGCAACAACCGTACATGAAGCCCCGACAGAAGAGCAGCATGGGGGCCAATGGCAACACGGCCGAGGACAAGCGCTCCGAGGAGGTCATCACAGACGATGACGACCTGGACCAGCAAATGATTGACAGGCTGATTGAGATCAGCAGCAAGCTGCACTTGCCTGCTGATGACGTGGTTGAGATAATCAGTGAcgtggaggagaagaagaagaaaaggaaagagttACAGCAGCAGCCATCTAACATCAATCCCGTTGCCCCGCGCTTCCGGCCTCTGGtacctcctcctcttgctgccCCACCTATCTACCACTACACAGCCTCAAAAAACCCCAAGAAAGTCCCTTACACATACAAGTCCAACAAGAAATGGCACAAGGACAAGGTCAAGTCTTATAAGCAGGACTATTGGTATAAGCCTCAGAAGCAGCTTGACTACTGGTACAAACCACAGAAACAGTTTTTAGCCTTCCCCTCCTATCCATATTACCAAAAGCCATATCGAGCATACTACCCCGTTTATTTCCCATATCCCAAACCACGTTACTATGGTAAGCCTCCCCCCCCCAGAGACCAGCCATTCGGCCCCCAGGACCTGGACCTCCAGGCCCCAAGGCGCAGGCTCAGAGCTGGGGGAAAGGGCCGTGGACAGAGCTGGAGGCAGCAGCCATCACCACGCCTGCCTCTCACCCCTTATATCTCTAACTATATCCTTCCTCACCCACGGACCTACCAACCCCTACCTCCCCCAAAACCCATAACCACGGCCAGGAGAGGCAGGCGACCCCCCTACTACTACCCACAAGTCACACCGGGAGATGACTATGAGGAAGACGGGCTGGTGCCTCAGCTGGACAGTGAGGAGGAACTGGAGAACTTTATTGAGAGGATCTACATGAAACGCAGAATGTATTAA